The following proteins come from a genomic window of Panicum hallii strain FIL2 chromosome 8, PHallii_v3.1, whole genome shotgun sequence:
- the LOC112902139 gene encoding zinc finger MYM-type protein 1-like, which translates to MLPLDGDASNPSSSRKGKRKAQERDLKSYFSPFVSSSINPSTHGSEVGNAIIEEEEVVETHLEDTNTIDQQPGSNENDQNDQGTITEFNPDYIISDPGLRIPIEQFSPNIRDEIRRAFMERGPTQPSSHVFPRGQDKRRFRKEWFEKYNWLEYSLVNDKAYCFCCYLFRRVGVDDDKFGYEAFTKEGFRQWKNAYLALPKHVGGPNSAHNRSRAAFDDFDNQRASVKEKIVVHTKEAQKKYETRVDTSLAIVSYIALQGEPFRGHDESETSLNKGNFLEFLDWYKLRNEEVRQAFEFACPKNAKMTSGTIQKELAECCAQAVTKVIKEEMSGCLFSILVDESRDISVKEQMAIIVRYVNKKGQVVERFLGIKHVKLTTSEALKRAIVEVLSAHGLTIAKIRGQGYDGASNMRGEFNGVQKLIRDENPYAFYIHCFAHQLQLVVVSVSKCCSSIEDFFDYVDMIVSSTSASCKRKDLLIDSHHTIVLNKLDSGDILSGRGQNQETSLPRPGDTRWGSHYRTLLRIETMWDSIIEVLQVVHDEERNPSRAGGLVPIMESFSFVFIMKMMLQILRITNELSHLLQKKDQNIVEAMSLVIDVKTRLNNLRSEGYEPLLEEVKIFCQENDILIPNMEDSVPRFGRSRKGGRNNITQDHYFRVDTFFATIDAITTEFDHRFNEVSSELLTCFACLDPRDSFSNFDVNKLARLTDIYLDDFSFDDRKRIRDQLETFIIHVRRVEAFRACYDLASLAMKMVELKRHEIFPLVYRLIELALLLPVATASVERAFSAMKIIKTELRNKMSDGWLNDLMVVYIEREIFKGIDLESIKKAFQKKKDRNMQLPKSPRRN; encoded by the exons ATGTTGCCACTCGATGGTGATGCTTCCAATCCAAGCTCTAgcagaaaagggaaaagaaaggcaCAAGAAAGAG ATCTAAAGAGCTATTTTAGTCCATTCGTATCCAGTAGCATAAACCCAAGCACTCATGGAAGTGAAGTTGGTAATGCCATaatagaggaggaagaggtggtGGAAACTCATTTGGAGGACACCAATACCATAGACCAACAGCCAGGTAGCAATGAAAATGATCAAAATGATCAAGGTACAATAACTGAGTTCAATCCGGATTATATCATTTCTGATCCGGGGCTTCGGATTCCAATTGAGCAATTTAGTCCTAATATTAGAGATGAAATTAGGAGGGCTTTCATGGAACGAGGTCCAACTCAACCTAGTAGTCATGTTTTTCCTAGAGGACAAGATAAAAGGCGCTTTCGAAAAGAATGGTTTGAGAAATATAATTGGCTGGAATATAGCTTGGTGAATGATAAGGCTTATTGCTTTTGTTGTTATCTTTTTAGAAGAGTTGGTGTAGATGATGATAAATTTGGTTATGAGGCATTTACAAAAGAAGGCTTTAGGCAATGGAAGAATGCCTACTTAGCACTCCCTAAACATGTTGGTGGCCCTAATAGTGCTCATAATAGATCAAGAGCGgcatttgatgattttgataatCAAAGGGCAAGTGTAAAGGAGAAAATTGTAGTTCATACCAAAGAGGCAcaaaagaagtatgaaaccCGTGTAGATACATCTTTGGCTATTGTAAGTTATATTGCCTTGCAAGGTGAACCGTTCCGTGGACATGATGAATCAGAAACTTCATTGAACAAAGGCAACTTTCTAGAATTTCTTGATTGGTACAAACTAAGAAATGAGGAAGTGAGGCAGGCATTTGAATTTGCTTGTCCTAAAAATGCTAAAATGACTTCTGGAACAATTCAGAAAGAACTTGCCGAGTGTTGTGCTCAAGCGGTTACCAAAGTCATAAAAGAAGAGATGAGTGGTTGTTTATTCTCTATTCTTGTTGATGAATCTCGTGATATATCAGTCAAAGAGCAAATGGCCATAATAGTCAG GTATGTGAATAAAAAGGGGCAAGTAGTTGAAAGATTTTTGGGTATCAAGCATGTCAAGCTAACTACATCAGAAGCATTAAAGAGAGCAATAGTGGAGGTTCTTAGTGCCCATGGTTTAACTATTGCAAAAATACGAGGCCAAGGGTATGATGGAGCTTCTAATATGAGAGGTGAATTCAATGGTGTTCAAAAACTAATTCGTGATGAGAACCCATATGCTTTTTATATCCATTGCTTTGCTCACCAATTGCAGTTGGTAGTTGTTTCGGTTTCAAAGTGTTGTTCATCTATAGAGGATTTCTTTGACTATGTGGATATGATTGTGAGCAGCACTAGTGCATCTTGTAAGAGGAAGGATTTATTGATTGATAGTCATCATACAATTGTTTTGAATAAGTTGGACAGTGGAGATATTTTATCAGGTAGAGGACAAAATCAAGAAACATCATTGCCTAGGCCTGGAGATACAAGATGGGGATCTCACTACAGGACATTGCTTCGTATTGAAACAATGTGGGACTCAATAATAGAAGTTCTGCAAGTGGTGCATGATGAGGAACGTAATCCATCAAGGGCAGGGGGGTTGGTGCCTATTATGGAGTCTTTCAGCTTTGTGTTTATCATGAAGATGATGTTACAGATCCTTCGCATAACAAATGAGCTATCTCATCTATTGCAGAAGAAGGATCAAAATATTGTTGAGGCCATGTCTTTGGTTATTGACGTGAAAACACGTTTGAACAATTTGAGAAGCGAAGGTTATGAGCCACTACTTGAAGAAGTCAAAATATTTTGCCAAGAGAATGATATCCTAATACCAAATATGGAAGATAGTGTACCAAGATTTGGTAGATCAAGGAAAGGAGGGAGAAACAACATCACTCAAGATCATTACTTTCGTGTTGATACCTTCTTTGCTACCATAGATGCTATCACAACAGAGTTTGATCATCGATTCAATGAGGTATCATCGGAATTACTTACTTGCTTTGCTTGCCTTGATCCTAGAGATTCGTTCTCTAACTTTGATGTGAATAAACTTGCTCGCCTCACGGATATATATTTGGATGATTTTTCTTTTGATGACCGGAAAAGAATAAGAGACCAGTTAGAAACCTTCATTATTCATGTTAGAAGAGTTGAGGCATTCAGAGCTTGTTATGACCTTGCAAGCCTAGCAATGAAAATGGTTGAACTTAAGAGGCATGAAATATTTCCCTTGGTTTATCGCCTAATTGAGCTGGCATTGCTGCTACCAGTAGCAACTGCATCAGTTGAAAGAGCATTTTCAGCCATGAAGATTATTAAAACTGAGTTGCGGAACAAGATGTCTGATGGTTGGCTTAATGACTTGATGGTGGTGTATATTGAGCGGGAGATATTTAAAGGAATTGATCTTGAATCTATCAagaaggcttttcagaagaaaaAAGATAGAAATATGCAATTGCCAAAGTCTCCTAGACGCAACTAA